The Thermodesulfovibrionales bacterium genomic sequence TTCAGAAAAAGAGCCAAGGATAATAAAAATAAAAAGATTTGATATAAAACCAATGAGCCCTGAAGAAGCAGCTATGCAGATGGAACTTCTTGATAAAAATTTCTTTGTCTTTGAAAATGAAAGAACAGGACAGATGAATGTAATTTACAAAAGAAATGATGGAAATTATGGTCTTATAGAGCCAGCGAAATAATCTCTCACGGGCTGAGGTTTAAAGTTTTGCCTCAGCCTTAAAACAATCTTCATCTTAATCCCAGTACATCCTGCATATCATAAAGTCCGGGTGATTTAGAGACCAACCACCGTGCTGCCCTCAAAGCTCCCTTAGCAAAGGTATCCCTGCTTGATGCCCTGTGGGTGATCTCTATCCTTTCCCCTATCCCACCAAAAAGGACTGTATGTTCACCCACTATATCTCCAGCCCTTACAGTCTGGATGCCGATCTCCTTTTTACTCCTCTCACCTATCATTCCTTTTCTTTCATAAACAGCCACCTCTTCAATATTTCTTCCAAGTGCATCAGCTATCACCTGAGCCATCTTCATAGCAGTACCGCTTGGTGCGTCTTTTTTTAATCTGTGATGTGCCTCAATAATTTCCACATCATATTCATCGCCCAGAACTACTGCCACATCCCTTAGAACTTTTAGCAAAAGATTCACTCCAACACTCATATTTGGAGCCACCACACAGGGTATCTTAACTGCAAGACTTCTTAATTCCTCCAACTCTTGTTTTGAAAACCCGGTTGTACCTATAACCATTGCCTTTTTAAGCTCCACAGCAAGCCTTAAGTGTTCCAGTGTTACTGAGGGTGTGGAAAATTCAATAAGTACTTCTGCCTCCTTAATAGCATTCTGTGGCTCATCAGTGAGAAAGACACCTGTTTCTTTAAGTCCCAGAAGAAGACCTATATCCTTTCCGATGAATTCATGACCTCTCTTTTCAAGGGCTCCCTTTAACACAAAACCTTCTTCCTGAATACCGAGTGTTATTATCCTGCTGCCCATCCTGCCCAGTGCTCCTGAAACTGCAAAGGAAATCATAACCATACCTCCTTTAAAATTAATTTCGAAACTTACTTTTCTATTTCTGTCTGTTGTTCTTCTTCTCCGCTAATCTTCTGCTCGGGCTCCACAGGAACAGATATCCTGTATTCCTCAGATGCCCACCTGCCAAGATCAATAAGTTTGCATCTTTCAGAACAGAAGGGCCTCCAGGGATTTTCATTCCAGGTAGTAACTATCCTGCATACCGGGCATATAATATTCATATTGAATTTTAACATAAAATAATCTACCTAAAATAATTTTTATGCTAAAATAAATCATGCTACTTGGAGTGAATGTAGATCATGTAGCTACATTAAGGCAGGCAAGGCTTGCCAAGGAGCCTGATCCTGTTATGGCAGCTACCCTTGCAATACTTGGAGGAGCTGATGGGATAACAGTTCATCTCAGGGAAGACAGAAGACATATTCAGGACAGGGACCTCAGACTTCTAAGAGAAATTGTAACAGTTGAACTGAACCTTGAGATGGCGGCAACACAGGAGATGCTTAGGATAGCCATAGAGACAAAACCCGATCTTGTCACCATAGTACCTGAGAAAAGACAGGAACTCACCACAGAAGGGGGGCTCAATGTAAAGGACAATCGTAATGCTCTCAAAGAATTCATAAAAAAGATAAATGAACATGGTATCCCTGTTAGTCTTTTCATAAATCCATCAACAGAAGACGTTGATATCTCGAAAGAGATTGGTTCTCAGATGGTGGAGATTCATACGGGTATTTATGCTGATGCATCCTTCAGAAATAAACCTGAGGAATTAAGGAAAATACTAAATGCAGTCCAGAGGGCAAGGTCCGTTGGACTTGAAGTGAATGCAGGTCATGGCCTTAATTATCACAACGTAAAATCAGTGGCTCAAATCCCTGGTCTGAGAGGACTTTATATAGGCCACAGTATTGTGGCAAGGGCTGTTCTTGTGGGAATGAAAGAAGCCGTGAGAGAGATGAAGACTCTGATTGAATCAGCTACTAAATAAAGGTCTTCTGTGATAAAAGGAACAGGTATTGATATAGTAAAAATTGATAGAATTAAAAAGGCTGTAGAAAAATGGGGGGAAAAATTTCTTTCAAGGATATTCACTCAAAATGAACTAATATACTGTTTTCAGAAGAATCCTCCCTATGAATCCCTTGCTGTAAGATTTGCTGCAAAGGAAGCCTTCTTGAAAGCAATAAATAAAAGACTCAGTTTCAGTTCAATTGAGATAAAAAATGAACCATCTGGAAAACCTTATATCTCTGTAAAAGATAATCTCCCTGAGAATTTAAGATTTCATATCAGCCTCAGCCATGACACTCAGTATGCAGTTGCCGTAGTAATTGTGGAGGAGATTTCTTGAAGATTGTCACGTCTGAAGAGATGCACCTGATTGATAAAAAAACCATTCAAGAATATGGTATTTCTGCTCTTAATCTTATGGAAAGGGCTGGTAGAGCTGTAGCCCTTAGGATCAAAGAGTTTTTTAAAAAGGGTAATGTCATGGTTATAGCCGGTCCGGGAAATAATGGTGGAGATGGACTCGTTGCTGCCAGGTATCTTAAAAAATCTGGATTCAATGTAAAGGTCTGCCTTTTATTCGATAAAGATAAACTCAGCCCTGAAGCAAAGATACAACTTGAAAGACTAAAAAAAGCAAAAATACCCTTTAAAGTAAGCAGGGATTTAAATAAAGATGACCTCAGAAAGGTGATAATAGTGGATGCCCTTTTTGGAACAGGTCTTAAAAGAGAGATATCCGGTGACCTTGCTCAGCTTGTTGATAAGATTAATTCATCTGGAAATCCTGTGGTAGCAGTGGATATTCCCTCCGGAATATCCTCTGATGACGGCTCTGTAATGGGAAAGGCTATCAGGGCTGATCTTACAGTGACCTTTGGTCTTCCAAAAAGAGGGCATATTTTATTCCCTGGTGCAGAATACACAGGGAAACTTTATGTAGAAAACATAGGATTTCCCGAAGAACTTCTCAATGCACCTTTTATAAAGACAGAACTTCTTACTGAGGATTATATAAGGGCATTGATTCCTCAGAGAAAGAGATATTCTCACAAAGGGACCTACGGACACGTTCTTATAATTGCAGGCTCAAAGGGAAAGACAGGCGCCTGCCTAATGGCAGCACGTGCCGCTCTGAGATCAGGGGCAGGCCTTGTAACAATGGGTGTTCCTGAGACATTACTTTCAGTATTCCAGTCAAGGGTTAGTGATGAGATGTGCCTCGGTCTTCCTGACAGCGGTGATGGCATATTACGCAAAGAGGCATTAAAGGTCATTTCTGACTTTTCAGAAAAAAAGGCACAGGTCATTGCAATTGGTCCAGGTATGGGTGTAACAGAGGATACAAAGGAAATAATGAAGGGATTGCTGCATTCAATGAATATTCCGCTCGTTATTGATGCTGATGGAATAAATTGTCTGGAAGGTCTTACTTTTTTACTTAAAAACAAAAAGCAATGTGTCATAACACCCCATCCAGGAGAATTCTCGAGACTCACAGGTATATCCAGGGAAGAGATTGAGAAAAGAAGGATAGAGCTCTCTTCAGAATTCTCTCTAAAATATGGTGTTACAACTGTGCTTAAAGGAGTACCAACTGTAATTAGCCATGAGGGTTATTCTTATATAAACACTACAGGAAATCCGGGAATGGCAAAGGCAGGAAGTGGTGATGTTCTTACAGGGATAATTGCAGGTCTTATGGCCCAGGGTCTTTCACCGCTCAATGCCTCTATTCTTGGTGTCTACATGCATGGTCTTGCAGGCGATATAGGCTCAAAAGAAAAAGGCCTGTGGAGCCTTCTTGCCTCTGATATAATTGAATATATACCCGGTGCCTTTAAGGAGCTAACCTGTGAATGACCTCATTGTGCCAGAGATCTTTCCAGAAAATATAAAGGCCTTTTTTACAACAAAGGAAAGCCACGACCATATATATCAACTCAGTTACCCAGTATACAAACCAATTCAGAGACATACTTCAGAGGTAATTATCCTTGATGGTATGGAAAGAAGGGTTGCTGATGGAGTGATTACTGATAGAAAAGGAATAGTCCTTGGAGTAGAGACAGCTGACTGCCTTCCCATTCTTCTCTGTGACCCTTCCATACCTGCTGTAGGTGCAGTACATGCAGGATGGAGGGGAACTGCTCAAGGCATAATTAAGAATGCTATAAAAAAATTTAAAGAAGTCTTCTCATCTGATCCATCAAGGATACTGATGGCAACAGGTCCATCAATAGGTCCTTGCTGCTATGAGGTGGAACAATCTGTAATGGAGGCAGTATCTTCACAGACAGGTTCTTTTTATACAGAAAGAAAGGGTAAGTACTATATTGACCTTGTCATGGAAAATATAATACAGGCAGTTTCAGAAGGTCTTAAAAGAGAAAATATCTGGCATTCAGGAGAGTGCACACGATGTTCCAATGAGAGATTCTATTCTTACAGATATCACGGAAAACTTGCTGGCAGGCAAGGAGGATTCATCCTTATTGAAATTTAATCTCAATTGTGGTAACTTTGAATAAGAAACCCCTGAGTGCAGGGTTTAATTCTTCAGGCCACTCAATGGTGGCAGAAGGAGGCCCCAATTGAAAGAACAGGAAATAATTGAGCTTCTAAGAAAAGAAAACGAGGAATTCAGAAGACTCGAACAGGAACACAGAAATCTTGACAATACCCTAAAACAACTGGAATCAAAGAGATATCTAACAAGTGAGGAAGAACTTGAGATACATAATTTGAAAAAACTAAAACTTTCAAAAAAAGACAGAATGCTTGAGCTTATAGAAGAATACAAAAAGAGCCATTCTTTAAATTAATTTTTTATTTTATATAAAATTTCTAGCTCATAGCGGGAGGATTTTTATGCCTTTAAGAAGTTCACGGATAAAAAAAGGACTTGAAAGGGTTCCCCACAGGGCACTACTCTATGCCACGGGCCTTCCTAAATCAGAAATCAACAAACCCTTCATAGGGGTTGCATCAAGTTTTACAGACATCATTCCGGGACATATAGGTATGAGAGATCTTGAAAGATTTATTGAAAAGGGTATTCACACTGGAGGAGGCTATCCCTTCTTTTTTGGAATTCCAGGAATATGTGATGGAATAGCCATGGGACACAGAGGGATGCATTACAGCCTCCCATCAAGAGAATTGATAGCTGATATGGTTGAGACCATAGCAGAGGCCCATCAGTTTGATGGTCTTGTTCTTTTAACTAATTGTGACAAGATAACACCAGGTATGCTAATGGCAGCAGCAAGGATAAATATTCCATCAATTGTTATAACAGCAGGACCTATGCACTCAGGGCTTCTTAAAGGCAAAAGACTCTCCCTTGTTAACGATACCTTTGAGGCGATAGGGAAATTCAAAAAGGGCCTGATATCAGAAAGGGAGCTTGAACAGCTTGAACTCTGTGCATGCCCAGGACCGGGTTCCTGTCAGGGAATGTACACAGCAAATACAATGGCCTGTGTAACGGAGGCACTGGGAATGAGCCTTCCAACCTGTGCCACAAGTCTTGCAATCACCTCCCATAAAAGAAGGATTGCCTTTGAGAGCGGAAGAAGGATTGTGGAGCTTGTAAGGAAAAATATCAGACCGAGGAAGATAATGACAAGAAAGGCTTTTGAAAATGCTATAAGGGTCGACCTTGCACTTGGCGGTTCAACAAACACAGTTCTTCATATCCCTGCAATAGCCCGTGAAGCAGGAGTTGAGCTTCCCCTTGAAGTATTTGATGAGCTGAGCCGTACAACCCCTCATATTGCCAATATGCTTCCAGGAGGAGAACATTTCCTTGAAGACCTTGATGCTGCAGGAGGAATACCTGCTGTGCTTAAAAGACTAGGAAAACTGATTCATAATACAATGACACTCAGCGGCTTTACAACTCACCAGATTGCCGAGAGGGCAGAAATCTATGATGAGAATGTAATTAGGCCTCTTGAAAAGGCTTATCATAAAGAAGGTGGTATAGCTATTCTCAGGGGAAATCTGGCACCTGATGGAGCTGTTGTTAAGCAATCTGCTGTTAGCCCAAAGATGATGGTCTTTGAAGGAGTTGCAAAGGTCTACGATTCAGAAGAAGAAGGCATGAAAGCAATTCTTAATGGAGAGATCAAGCCAGGTGATGTTGTTGTGATAAGATATGAGGGTCCGAAAGGAGGTCCTGGCATGAGGGAGATGCTTTCACCAACAGCAACCATAGCAGGTATGGGACTGAGTGAATCCGTTGCACTTATTACAGATGGCAGGTTCTCAGGTGGAACAAGGGGTCCCTGTATAGGTCATATATCGCCAGAGGCAATGGAGGGAGGACCTATTGCAATAATCCAGAATGGAGACAGAATAAAGATCGATATTCCAAAAAGAAAGATTGACCTTCTTCTTTCTGAAGAAGAAATAAAGAAGAGACTTTCCAAATGGAAACCTCCAAAACCAAAGATAACAAAGGGATGGCTTGCAAGATATGCAAAGCTTGTAACATCTGCAGGCACAGGTGCTGTAATGAAGGAAGAGTAAGCCTTTATATACCAGAAATATTCACCTATCTTACAAAGAACAGAAATGCCTTGAAATGAAGAATGATAAAATGGAATTACTCAATTATGAGTATATTGAATCGTGAAGATTAAAAGAGTCCGAGCTGCCTTTCTTTTTCATATCTATCTGGTAAATAGAGTGTTTCTACAAATTCCTCTTTAATCTCTGATAAAAAGGAGGAAGGTTTCTGAATCTCTGTCTTACCATATAGCTTTCTTCTTCTTGCCTGAAGAAGGTATAATTCTTCCTTTGCCCTTGTCATGGCTACATAAAGGAGTCTCCTCTCCTCTTCTAAATTTTCTGGCTCAATAGGAATCAGACCTTCCTCAAGGCCTGAAATAAAGACTACCCTGAATTCAAGACCCTTAGACATATGAATTGTAAGAAGCCTCACACCCTCAGCCTGAAGCCTGTCTTCTTCAGGACCCGTAAGTTTAAGCCAGCTTATAAGGTCATCAGTTGAAGATGGAATATAATCAGCCATCAGGGAATTTATTATTTTATATTTTTTTCTCAGTTCTGATATAAGCAATTCTAAGGGCTTATCCTTATTTTCTTCAAGATAGAGAATTATTTCTTTTATAGAATCTATAAAAGTCCTTCCCATGGCATAACAGGGTATACCTGCCTTTTTTAATTCAGACTCCATTGCTAACACCTGATTATTTGTCCTAAATAGTACTGCAAAATCGGAGAAAACATAATCACTCCTTTCGGCAACATCCATACCTTTCATAAGGCTGTAATGGCTCATGCCGCCCATCCTTTTTTCTATCTCCTTAACAATAAAATCAATCTCAGCCCTGTCATCAGGCAGGGAAACTATCTTCACAGGGAGTCCCTCTCTTTTGATACTCACAATATTTCTAGGTATCCTCTCTTTATTATTTTCAATAAATGTTTCTGAAGCCTTAACTATAAAAGGCTGGGATCTGTAGTTTTTATCAAGAACAATTTTTACAGCATGAGGATATTCCTTTTCAAAATTGATAAAATTCTCTACATTTGCTCCCCTGAAGCTATAGATTGACTGATCAGGATCACCAACAGCAAATATTTTATCCACAGATAGCATCTTTAGCATTTTGAGCTGAAGAGGATTAATATCTTGATACTCATCCACCAGTAGATACCTCATAGTTCTGCTATATCTACTCTTAAAAGATGGATCGCTCAGTAGCTCTATTGCCCTTATTAAAAGATCATCATAGTCAAGGGCTTTTTTTTCAAGAAGAATTTCATAATAATCGTTAATTATCTTTTTAAGCTTCTCGTCAGGTTTATCAACGAGATTCTTTACCCTTGATATCCTTTCAAGGATAACTGATGGCTTTCCCGCACCAGATATTCTTTTAATGAGCTCTATCTGTTCTTCCCTACTGATAATATAAAAATCTTCACCACTAAATTCTCTTAAGAGCCTTAAACCTAAAAGGTGAAAGGTTCCAGCAAACAATCCATTGAGTCCTCCGTAAAAAGCTCTTATCCGTTGTTTGAGCTCAGAGGCTGCCCTGTTTGTAAAAGTAAGAGCACATATTTCCTCAAAACTTAAGCCCTTTGCTATAAGATAGGCAATCCGCCTTACAATTGTAAGGGTCTTACCTGTACCTGGTCCTGCTACAACAAGTACAGGACAATCAGGTGCTGTAACAGCATGTCTCTGGGATTCGTTTAAACCCTCAAGGATTATTTCTATATCCATCTGCCATCAGTCTCTTTATAAACATTGTTCCATAACTTCCCCTCTTAAGCTCAAAATGAAGATAAAGGGCCTTTCTGTTTTGATAAACCTCATCATCTCTGATATCATAACCCTTCAGATCAGGTATTACTACAAAGGGTCTCGGTGTTGAACTGAAAAAGGCTGCTCTTATTTTTTTAAGATTAAACATTGAAGGCTTGAGTTCCATTTCTTTAAGGATATTATTATAAATCACCTCTGTCAGCTCATCGGGCATCTGTGCTTTATGAGAGGCTGTCGGGATAATCAAACTTCTGAGATATTCAAAGGACTGAGGTTTTCTGTAAAATAGATAATCCCAGTAATTACCCCTGTATCTAATAATCTCATCACCATAAATCATGACTATCCTCTCTGCCATCTTATTCCAGATATAGGATTGAAAGGCTGCGAAGAAAATAGAGAGTTCATATCCCGGGATAGTCTGAATAATCTTGAGAAAAGGTTTTTCTTCTTTTTTGCTTAGGATCCTGAATGCCCTTTTTTCAATAGAGGTTTTTGCTTTTTTCAGACACTCATCCCACTTTCCCCAGTTCTCATAGAAAAACCTCTTTCTCTCTTTTTCCTCCTTCCTGTCCTCTGGATGTACTGCCGTAAGATATATCTTCACTGCACCATTATAATGTTTTTTTAATATTTTTTCTGCAATAAATCCCTGTTCTCTGGAAAAACTTCCGAATCTCTGGTCATCAAAGTAATTTGGATATCCATACTGTTTTACCCACTCTATCTCTCCGAGAGCCTTTTCAGCTTCTTCTTCTTTAAGGTCTCTTACAACGATTTTAAATTCATTTGCCTCAATAAGGTCAGGTCCCATGGGTCTGTCCATGTCACCAACGTATTTCAGACTAAAGGATTCTTCTTCTCTCTCTCTCAATGAGGTATCATCAATGGTTATATACTGAGAGGTAAGGCCATATCTATCCTTTTTACCTCCATAGGAAAACCTCTGAAAGGAAATACCAAAGGCCTTTGAAAGTTTCAAGAGAAGATCCAGAGTATTGTATCCTTTTTTTGTAAGTATATAAACCTTGAATCTTCCACCTTTTCTCAATGGTAGCTTTGCCTTCTCCTGAACAACAAAGTCATCCGGTTTCACCTTTATCTTCATAAATTTTTAGGATAAAAATAGTAATAAAGATTTTCAAGATACTTTCAAAAATATGGTATGCCTCTTTAAAAAACCCAAGGATTTGAAATTAGGAAAGATTTAGGCACAATCACTTCATTATTCCTTTAACTCTTAACAAGTCTACCGCCCCTGGGAATTACAGCTATTCCTGAATGGTCTATATGACATCTGAACCTGTCTTTTTCAGGCTCAAAACCTATCCTTTCGCCTTCCTCTATTGTATTAAGTTTATCAACTATCAATCTCTTTAAAGCTGCACCCTTTTTTATAACCACATCATCCATTATTATGCATTCCTCAATTGTCACATCGTCTTCTATCACAACCCCGCTCCTTATTACAGAATTTATTATCTTCGCCTTTCCAACTACTGTTCCCTCAGCAATTATACTGTTCATTATATCAGCCTTCAATATTTTTGCCGGTGGAAATTCTGAACTTGATGGATGTATGGGCCAGAGTCTGTTATTCAGTTCAAACAATGGTTTTTCTCCAAGCATATCCATATGTGCATTAAAATAAGCCGCTATTGTCCCCACATCGCGCCAGTAACCTTTTTCTTCGTAATCTCTTGTGCCAGGGATTATATTTGTACCAAAGTCGTAGGCAAATACCTTTTTTGTCTCAACAAGGTCAGGTATAATATGGGCACCGAAATCATGCTGTTTTTTATTCTGAGCCTTGATTAATGATTCAATAAGTACATCTTTATTGAATATATAATTTCCCATTGACACATAGGCCATCTTCGGATTATCGGGCATAGGTGAAGGTTTTTTAGGCTTTTCCTGAAAGCCGGTGATCCTCTTTTCCTGATCAGAAACTATAACACCAAATTGTGAAGCTGTCTCAATGGGAACAGGTCTTGCGGCAACAGTTACAAATGCATCCTTCTCAAGATGAAAATCTATCATCTGTCTTATATCCATTCTGTATATATGATCAGCACCAAAGACTATAACAAGTTCAGGATTGAGCTGTTGAATAAGATTGAGATTCTGAAATACTGCATCAGCAGTTCCCTGAAACCACTCAGGACCCATCCTCATCTGAGGCGGAACCACAGTAATAAAATGTTCCTTAACAAGGGGAGACATCACCCAGTTTCTTCTGATATGTTCTATCAAAGACTGGGATTTATACTGCACAAGGAGATACACTGAATAAATATGGGAATTAATAAGATTGCTCAATACAAAATCCACTATCCTGTAACGACCACCGAAGGGAACAGATGGTTTTGAACGAAAGGCTGTTAGCGGAAAAAGCCTCTCGCCTTTACCACCAGCAAGCACAAAGGCAAGCACCCTGGGATGGGGCATATTTAACTCCTTTAAGTTTTTTATTATTTATAGCAGAGGTTTAAACATCTGTCAAGTCAGTGCTTCTAATATTTAGAACAAAGTGTTCCCTGAGCCTGAAGAAATCGGAGATTTTGGTTGAGGTATTTTCGTTAAGCACATCTTCCCTCTTAAATATTGAACATATGATTTCTATCGTCAGATAGAAAAGTTATGTTAAAATTATTCATGCAGCAGAAGATAATGGCACTTATTGAAGGAAGATTATCAGATCCCTTTGAAGTCCTCGGTACTCATAAAAAAGGAGAAAAGATAATCATCAGAACCTATCTTCCACATGTAAAGAATGTCTGGCTTTTGATTGGTAAAAAAAAATACAGATTTAAGGAGATAGAAAAAGGACTCTTTGAGTTAGAACTTGAAGAACTCAAGGAGAAACATTATAAACTAAAGACTATTGATTATAATAACCTTACAGAAGAGTTTATTGATCCCTATTCATTTGATAAACCTATTCTTGGTGACCTTGATCTTCACCTAATTAATGAAGGAACCCATCACAGAATATATGATAAACTTGGTGCCCATATAATGGAGATTGATGGAATCAGAGGAACTCACTTTGCTGTATGGGCACCAAATGCTGAAAGGGTGAGTGTAATTGGAGATTTCAATAGATGGGATTCAAGAATACACATGATGAGACCATTAAAGAGCTCTGGAATTTGGGAGATATTCATACCAGGAGTAAAGGAAGATTCACTTTATAAATACGAAATCAGGTCAAAATACCACAACAACATTATCAGAATTAAGTCCGATCCCTTTGCCTATTATTCGGAATTGAGACCAAAGACTGCTTCCATTGTTGTAAATCTAAATTCTTATAAATGGAATGATGACGAATGGATGGAGCGAAGAAAGTATTCAAATCCCTACGAATCACCCATCTCAATTTATGAAGTACACGCTGGCTCATGGATGAGAGTTCCTGAGGAAGGAAATAGATTTCTTAATTATAGAGAACTTGCCCACCATCTCATACCATATGTAAAGGAAATGGGATTTACCCACATTGAGCTGATGCCTATTACAGAACATCCCTTTGATGGATCATGGGGTTACCAGACAACGGGTTACTATTCAGCAACAAGTAGATATGGAAGGCCTGAAGACCTGATGTATTTTATAGACCAGTGTCATCAAAATGGAATAGGTGTAATACTTGACTGGGTTCCATCCCATTTCGCCTCTGATGACCACGGGCTAAGGTTCTTTGATGGAACATGCCTTTATGAGCATGAAGACCCGAGAAAGGGATACCATCCTGACTGGTCAAGTCTGGTTTTTAATTATGGAAGAAATGAGGTAAGAAATTTTCTTACAGGAAGTGCACTTTTCTGGCTAGAAAAATACCATATCGATGGTCTGAGAATAGATGCTGTAGCATCCATGCTCTATCTTGATTATTCAAGAAAAGAAGGAGAATGGATTCCAAACATCTATGGTGGAAGAGAGAATCTTGAGGCGATATCCTTTCTTAAATATCTCAATGAAACGG encodes the following:
- the dapB gene encoding 4-hydroxy-tetrahydrodipicolinate reductase, which produces MISFAVSGALGRMGSRIITLGIQEEGFVLKGALEKRGHEFIGKDIGLLLGLKETGVFLTDEPQNAIKEAEVLIEFSTPSVTLEHLRLAVELKKAMVIGTTGFSKQELEELRSLAVKIPCVVAPNMSVGVNLLLKVLRDVAVVLGDEYDVEIIEAHHRLKKDAPSGTAMKMAQVIADALGRNIEEVAVYERKGMIGERSKKEIGIQTVRAGDIVGEHTVLFGGIGERIEITHRASSRDTFAKGALRAARWLVSKSPGLYDMQDVLGLR
- a CDS encoding DNA gyrase inhibitor YacG; the encoded protein is MNIICPVCRIVTTWNENPWRPFCSERCKLIDLGRWASEEYRISVPVEPEQKISGEEEQQTEIEK
- a CDS encoding pyridoxine 5'-phosphate synthase codes for the protein MLLGVNVDHVATLRQARLAKEPDPVMAATLAILGGADGITVHLREDRRHIQDRDLRLLREIVTVELNLEMAATQEMLRIAIETKPDLVTIVPEKRQELTTEGGLNVKDNRNALKEFIKKINEHGIPVSLFINPSTEDVDISKEIGSQMVEIHTGIYADASFRNKPEELRKILNAVQRARSVGLEVNAGHGLNYHNVKSVAQIPGLRGLYIGHSIVARAVLVGMKEAVREMKTLIESATK
- the acpS gene encoding holo-ACP synthase, yielding MIKGTGIDIVKIDRIKKAVEKWGEKFLSRIFTQNELIYCFQKNPPYESLAVRFAAKEAFLKAINKRLSFSSIEIKNEPSGKPYISVKDNLPENLRFHISLSHDTQYAVAVVIVEEIS
- a CDS encoding NAD(P)H-hydrate dehydratase, with the translated sequence MKIVTSEEMHLIDKKTIQEYGISALNLMERAGRAVALRIKEFFKKGNVMVIAGPGNNGGDGLVAARYLKKSGFNVKVCLLFDKDKLSPEAKIQLERLKKAKIPFKVSRDLNKDDLRKVIIVDALFGTGLKREISGDLAQLVDKINSSGNPVVAVDIPSGISSDDGSVMGKAIRADLTVTFGLPKRGHILFPGAEYTGKLYVENIGFPEELLNAPFIKTELLTEDYIRALIPQRKRYSHKGTYGHVLIIAGSKGKTGACLMAARAALRSGAGLVTMGVPETLLSVFQSRVSDEMCLGLPDSGDGILRKEALKVISDFSEKKAQVIAIGPGMGVTEDTKEIMKGLLHSMNIPLVIDADGINCLEGLTFLLKNKKQCVITPHPGEFSRLTGISREEIEKRRIELSSEFSLKYGVTTVLKGVPTVISHEGYSYINTTGNPGMAKAGSGDVLTGIIAGLMAQGLSPLNASILGVYMHGLAGDIGSKEKGLWSLLASDIIEYIPGAFKELTCE
- the pgeF gene encoding peptidoglycan editing factor PgeF, translating into MNDLIVPEIFPENIKAFFTTKESHDHIYQLSYPVYKPIQRHTSEVIILDGMERRVADGVITDRKGIVLGVETADCLPILLCDPSIPAVGAVHAGWRGTAQGIIKNAIKKFKEVFSSDPSRILMATGPSIGPCCYEVEQSVMEAVSSQTGSFYTERKGKYYIDLVMENIIQAVSEGLKRENIWHSGECTRCSNERFYSYRYHGKLAGRQGGFILIEI
- a CDS encoding DUF465 domain-containing protein, which encodes MKEQEIIELLRKENEEFRRLEQEHRNLDNTLKQLESKRYLTSEEELEIHNLKKLKLSKKDRMLELIEEYKKSHSLN
- the ilvD gene encoding dihydroxy-acid dehydratase codes for the protein MPLRSSRIKKGLERVPHRALLYATGLPKSEINKPFIGVASSFTDIIPGHIGMRDLERFIEKGIHTGGGYPFFFGIPGICDGIAMGHRGMHYSLPSRELIADMVETIAEAHQFDGLVLLTNCDKITPGMLMAAARINIPSIVITAGPMHSGLLKGKRLSLVNDTFEAIGKFKKGLISERELEQLELCACPGPGSCQGMYTANTMACVTEALGMSLPTCATSLAITSHKRRIAFESGRRIVELVRKNIRPRKIMTRKAFENAIRVDLALGGSTNTVLHIPAIAREAGVELPLEVFDELSRTTPHIANMLPGGEHFLEDLDAAGGIPAVLKRLGKLIHNTMTLSGFTTHQIAERAEIYDENVIRPLEKAYHKEGGIAILRGNLAPDGAVVKQSAVSPKMMVFEGVAKVYDSEEEGMKAILNGEIKPGDVVVIRYEGPKGGPGMREMLSPTATIAGMGLSESVALITDGRFSGGTRGPCIGHISPEAMEGGPIAIIQNGDRIKIDIPKRKIDLLLSEEEIKKRLSKWKPPKPKITKGWLARYAKLVTSAGTGAVMKEE
- a CDS encoding ATP-dependent helicase, encoding MDIEIILEGLNESQRHAVTAPDCPVLVVAGPGTGKTLTIVRRIAYLIAKGLSFEEICALTFTNRAASELKQRIRAFYGGLNGLFAGTFHLLGLRLLREFSGEDFYIISREEQIELIKRISGAGKPSVILERISRVKNLVDKPDEKLKKIINDYYEILLEKKALDYDDLLIRAIELLSDPSFKSRYSRTMRYLLVDEYQDINPLQLKMLKMLSVDKIFAVGDPDQSIYSFRGANVENFINFEKEYPHAVKIVLDKNYRSQPFIVKASETFIENNKERIPRNIVSIKREGLPVKIVSLPDDRAEIDFIVKEIEKRMGGMSHYSLMKGMDVAERSDYVFSDFAVLFRTNNQVLAMESELKKAGIPCYAMGRTFIDSIKEIILYLEENKDKPLELLISELRKKYKIINSLMADYIPSSTDDLISWLKLTGPEEDRLQAEGVRLLTIHMSKGLEFRVVFISGLEEGLIPIEPENLEEERRLLYVAMTRAKEELYLLQARRRKLYGKTEIQKPSSFLSEIKEEFVETLYLPDRYEKERQLGLF
- the truD gene encoding tRNA pseudouridine(13) synthase TruD, with amino-acid sequence MKIKVKPDDFVVQEKAKLPLRKGGRFKVYILTKKGYNTLDLLLKLSKAFGISFQRFSYGGKKDRYGLTSQYITIDDTSLREREEESFSLKYVGDMDRPMGPDLIEANEFKIVVRDLKEEEAEKALGEIEWVKQYGYPNYFDDQRFGSFSREQGFIAEKILKKHYNGAVKIYLTAVHPEDRKEEKERKRFFYENWGKWDECLKKAKTSIEKRAFRILSKKEEKPFLKIIQTIPGYELSIFFAAFQSYIWNKMAERIVMIYGDEIIRYRGNYWDYLFYRKPQSFEYLRSLIIPTASHKAQMPDELTEVIYNNILKEMELKPSMFNLKKIRAAFFSSTPRPFVVIPDLKGYDIRDDEVYQNRKALYLHFELKRGSYGTMFIKRLMADGYRNNP